From a region of the Williamsia phyllosphaerae genome:
- a CDS encoding dienelactone hydrolase family protein, with amino-acid sequence MSNDTLADFERTEFSAHGRTAPVYRLGSGPAVVVISEMPGITPKVADFARTVAGIGCTAVMPHLFGADGKDPMDARIPALGAMATITRAIVPACISREFTVLATGKSSPVVTWLRALAAQEHERCGGPGVGAIGMCFTGGFALAMAADDRLIAPVLSQPSLPFAMSGRRARSIDIDPADLEKVRGRCAAGDLTVLGLRFQGDRMCPSARFGWLREQLGDAFTAVELPDSSANPDAMGPPHSVVTEGLIDEPGQPTRAALDEVLDLFRRRLLTPA; translated from the coding sequence GTGAGCAACGACACATTGGCCGATTTCGAACGAACCGAGTTCAGCGCACACGGCCGCACGGCACCGGTCTACCGCCTCGGCAGCGGCCCCGCGGTCGTCGTCATCTCCGAGATGCCCGGCATCACCCCGAAGGTGGCCGACTTCGCGCGGACGGTGGCGGGCATCGGATGCACGGCGGTGATGCCCCATCTGTTCGGCGCCGACGGCAAGGACCCGATGGACGCCCGGATCCCCGCACTCGGCGCGATGGCGACCATCACCCGCGCGATCGTCCCCGCCTGCATCAGTCGCGAGTTCACCGTCCTGGCCACCGGCAAGTCGTCGCCGGTGGTGACGTGGCTGCGAGCGCTGGCCGCGCAGGAGCACGAACGGTGCGGCGGACCCGGCGTCGGTGCGATCGGGATGTGTTTCACCGGCGGTTTCGCCCTCGCCATGGCCGCCGACGACCGCTTGATCGCGCCGGTGTTGTCGCAACCGTCGTTGCCGTTCGCGATGTCGGGTCGGCGCGCCCGCTCGATCGACATCGACCCCGCCGACCTCGAGAAGGTCAGAGGGCGGTGCGCTGCCGGTGATCTCACCGTGCTCGGGCTCCGCTTCCAGGGCGACCGCATGTGCCCGTCGGCGCGGTTCGGGTGGTTGCGCGAACAGCTGGGCGACGCGTTCACCGCCGTCGAGCTCCCGGACTCCTCGGCGAACCCGGATGCGATGGGACCGCCGCACTCGGTGGTGACCGAGGGTCTGATCGACGAGCCCGGCCAGCCGACCCGCGCGGCGCTGGACGAGGTGCTCGACCTGTTCCGCAGGCGGTTGCTCACCCCCGCCTGA